In Candidatus Rokuibacteriota bacterium, a genomic segment contains:
- a CDS encoding glycosyltransferase family 4 protein, with protein MKVIHMVSCGGWSSDAYWAARVCCELTQAGQEATLVCRRGTEERVMSRARGEGVQRIETLSFRSGLRPAADFRDMRTLQAWLPAADIVHVHRGKEHWLAAVANRLSSQRRPLVRTRHIVQPICPHALNRWLYGQATDLVVTVSEAIRRQCLAAGLALPDHVVALPGGADGERFRPRHDGAALRQELGLPAGVPLVGLLSGFRVMKGHAVVVEAAHRVTASGRAFHLLFVGQGPFEAAIRESVVRGGLGDRVSFLGFVDDPARVVGSLDIALYPPLESDGMSRVLFEYLAAGRAVIASRVGVAAEVLTDDASALLVPGGDAPELARALATLLDDDALRRRLGERAAALCHERLTGARVAASLLDHYRRLAAHS; from the coding sequence GTGAAGGTGATCCACATGGTCTCCTGCGGCGGGTGGTCCTCGGATGCCTACTGGGCCGCGCGGGTATGCTGCGAGCTGACGCAGGCCGGGCAGGAGGCGACGCTCGTCTGCCGTCGTGGGACCGAGGAGCGTGTCATGTCGCGCGCGCGCGGCGAAGGGGTCCAGCGGATCGAGACCTTGAGCTTCCGCTCGGGCCTTCGGCCCGCCGCCGATTTCCGCGACATGAGGACGCTTCAGGCGTGGCTTCCGGCCGCCGACATCGTCCACGTCCATCGCGGCAAGGAACACTGGCTGGCGGCAGTCGCGAACCGCCTGTCCTCGCAGAGGCGGCCCCTCGTTCGCACCCGCCACATCGTCCAGCCGATATGTCCGCACGCTTTGAACCGCTGGCTCTACGGCCAGGCGACCGATCTCGTCGTGACGGTAAGCGAGGCCATCCGCCGCCAGTGCCTTGCCGCGGGTCTGGCGCTCCCCGACCACGTGGTGGCGCTCCCTGGCGGCGCCGACGGGGAGAGATTCAGGCCCAGGCACGACGGCGCCGCTCTCCGACAGGAGCTGGGGCTACCGGCCGGGGTGCCGCTCGTGGGGCTCTTGTCCGGCTTCCGCGTCATGAAGGGCCATGCGGTGGTGGTCGAGGCGGCTCACAGGGTGACCGCTTCGGGACGTGCCTTTCACCTCCTCTTCGTGGGGCAGGGGCCCTTCGAAGCCGCGATCCGGGAGAGCGTGGTGCGCGGCGGCCTCGGCGACCGAGTCTCCTTCCTTGGCTTCGTCGACGATCCGGCCCGAGTGGTCGGATCTCTCGACATCGCCCTGTACCCGCCGCTCGAGTCCGACGGGATGTCACGCGTGCTCTTCGAGTACCTGGCGGCCGGCCGGGCGGTCATCGCCAGCCGCGTCGGCGTCGCGGCCGAAGTCCTGACGGACGATGCGTCGGCGCTGCTCGTGCCGGGGGGCGACGCGCCCGAGCTTGCCCGCGCCTTAGCAACCCTGCTGGATGACGACGCGCTTCGGCGAAGGCTGGGCGAGAGGGCGGCGG
- a CDS encoding glycosyltransferase family 4 protein produces MSGTGGLTVLHVVANRWWTGSAEPVLRLVLGLQARGHRVLLGLAAGDRFEAKARAAGIEPLEDLRLDVKSGPVAIVRDARRLRSLVTREGVDVVHVHHGHDHWLGWWGHGTAALIRTFHNERSVRRAWPDSALYRRTDAVIAVSRRIEERLRQTRVPGSRLYRADGVVDAARFVTDAPGAIKIREEFGATGVPLVGCVARLAGGRGHEALIEGFRLLSRALDDARLLLVGKGERRDALEGLVKRLGLERRVFFAGYRDADLPAVLGALDVFVLMGAGSDESCRAALEAMAAGRPVLAARVGALPDAVVHGETGLLLDEPSPAAVSASLERLLSAPSEARAMGEAGRRRALLLFTGERHAEAMEALYLETIGRLRAAP; encoded by the coding sequence ATGAGCGGAACGGGCGGGCTCACAGTCCTCCACGTCGTCGCCAACCGCTGGTGGACGGGAAGCGCGGAGCCCGTGCTCCGGCTGGTCCTCGGGCTCCAGGCCCGCGGGCACCGCGTGCTTCTCGGTCTGGCGGCAGGCGACCGCTTCGAGGCCAAGGCGCGCGCGGCCGGCATAGAGCCCTTGGAAGATTTGAGGCTCGACGTCAAGTCCGGCCCGGTAGCCATCGTGCGTGATGCCCGGCGGCTCAGGAGCCTCGTGACCCGTGAGGGCGTGGACGTGGTCCACGTCCATCACGGCCACGACCACTGGCTGGGGTGGTGGGGACACGGCACGGCAGCCCTCATCAGGACCTTCCACAACGAGCGCTCGGTCCGGCGCGCTTGGCCGGATTCGGCGCTCTACCGACGCACGGACGCAGTCATTGCCGTGAGCCGGCGCATCGAGGAGCGCCTTCGCCAAACCCGCGTCCCCGGTTCGCGGCTCTACCGCGCGGACGGCGTAGTGGACGCCGCGCGCTTCGTCACTGACGCGCCGGGCGCCATAAAGATCCGCGAGGAATTCGGGGCGACCGGCGTCCCCCTCGTCGGCTGCGTGGCGCGGCTCGCTGGCGGCCGGGGTCACGAGGCTCTGATCGAAGGCTTCCGCTTGCTCTCCCGCGCGCTCGACGATGCGCGGCTGTTGCTGGTCGGAAAGGGAGAGCGGCGCGATGCGCTCGAGGGGCTCGTCAAGCGCCTCGGGCTCGAGCGCCGGGTGTTCTTTGCCGGCTATCGGGATGCCGACCTGCCGGCGGTGCTCGGAGCCCTCGACGTGTTCGTCCTCATGGGAGCGGGCTCGGACGAGTCCTGCCGGGCGGCCCTCGAGGCCATGGCCGCGGGGCGGCCTGTCCTCGCCGCCCGGGTGGGCGCGCTCCCTGACGCCGTGGTCCACGGGGAGACGGGGCTCCTCCTCGACGAGCCGAGCCCGGCGGCAGTGTCCGCCTCCCTTGAGCGTCTCCTGTCGGCTCCCTCTGAGGCGCGCGCCATGGGCGAGGCCGGGAGACGCCGCGCCCTTCTCCTCTTCACCGGGGAGCGTCACGCGGAAGCTATGGAGGCGCTCTACCTCGAGACTATCGGGAGGCTTCGCGCGGCGCCGTGA
- a CDS encoding glycosyltransferase, translating to MRTVLHTESSPGLGGQELRTLSEARWTVERGWRVLLAGQPDGRFVGQARAAGLEAVGVRMRGAWDLGAVCALQRLIRRERVSLVHTHSSVDGWVGGLAARAAGVPVVRTRHVSIRIRRRWNPVYRWLADRVITSGEAIRRLVIEAGVDPGRVTAIPAGVDLAEFTGGSDDAHAMRQSLGLARPVIGSVAMFRGSKGHAYLLDAFAAVHARHPTARLLLVGDGIRRPWVEGLAKDRGLGEAVVFTGFRTDVPALLRAMDCFVLASTRTEGVPQSLLQAFAAGVPVVASAIGGIPEVVKDGETGILVPPEDAAALARAIESVLSDGSGAAARARGARRLVEERFSHGTSVSRLLALYDDVIAGAAPRPVRA from the coding sequence ATGAGGACCGTGCTCCACACCGAGTCCTCTCCGGGCCTCGGAGGCCAGGAGCTGAGGACGCTCAGCGAGGCTCGCTGGACTGTCGAGCGAGGCTGGCGGGTCCTCCTGGCGGGTCAGCCCGATGGCCGCTTCGTGGGACAAGCGCGCGCGGCGGGTCTCGAGGCCGTGGGTGTCCGCATGCGGGGCGCGTGGGATCTCGGCGCCGTCTGCGCGCTCCAGCGGCTGATCAGGCGGGAGCGGGTCAGCCTCGTCCACACCCACAGCTCGGTGGACGGCTGGGTGGGCGGGCTGGCTGCGCGCGCCGCTGGCGTCCCCGTCGTGCGGACGCGCCATGTCTCGATCCGCATACGACGGCGCTGGAACCCCGTCTATCGTTGGCTCGCGGATCGGGTGATCACGAGCGGTGAGGCCATCCGCCGCCTCGTGATCGAGGCCGGGGTCGATCCCGGGCGGGTCACCGCCATCCCGGCGGGCGTGGATCTGGCGGAATTTACCGGTGGCTCAGACGATGCCCACGCGATGCGCCAGAGCCTGGGCCTTGCGCGGCCCGTGATCGGGTCGGTCGCCATGTTCAGGGGTTCGAAGGGCCATGCATATCTCCTCGACGCTTTCGCCGCGGTTCACGCCCGGCATCCCACGGCGCGGCTCCTGCTCGTCGGCGACGGAATCCGGCGGCCTTGGGTCGAAGGGCTCGCGAAGGATCGCGGTCTCGGTGAGGCGGTCGTCTTCACCGGCTTCCGGACCGACGTGCCGGCGCTCTTGCGCGCCATGGACTGCTTTGTCCTGGCTTCGACGCGGACCGAGGGTGTGCCGCAGTCCCTTCTCCAGGCTTTCGCGGCCGGGGTACCCGTGGTGGCGAGCGCGATCGGCGGAATTCCCGAGGTGGTCAAGGATGGCGAGACGGGCATTCTCGTCCCGCCCGAGGACGCCGCCGCCCTGGCGCGCGCTATTGAGTCGGTCTTGAGCGACGGATCGGGCGCCGCGGCTCGCGCCCGGGGGGCGCGGCGGCTGGTCGAGGAGCGTTTCTCTCATGGCACTTCCGTCTCGCGCCTGCTTGCCCTCTACGACGATGTCATCGCGGGAGCGGCCCCACGTCCGGTGCGCGCATGA
- the waaF gene encoding lipopolysaccharide heptosyltransferase II translates to MFETGAVMVRLPNWLGDTVMALPALHGLRAARAGVCVVAVGRWASLLAGQGVADALVPYPLEWRDRRRLAASLRAMRPDGAVLLTNSFESALAARLWGARMRLGYDTDLRRALLTHAVPLPSPRLHQIDEYRGLLEAAGVAAPATVPVWRLGEDAASGAAVSALLDECGVSRGARAVGLHLGASFGSSKQWPAASFGEAATRLSERGLRPILLGSPADVETVAAVSASAGWAIPSLVARDRPELLPRLLARLACLVSSDTGLAHLAAAVGTPTVTLFGPTDPRLTAPRSQAARRVEGRAPCAPCFLPRCPIDHVCMRDIAAAAVTEIVEEVLTA, encoded by the coding sequence ATGTTCGAGACCGGGGCCGTCATGGTGCGCCTCCCGAACTGGCTCGGCGACACGGTGATGGCGCTGCCCGCTTTGCACGGCCTTCGAGCGGCCCGCGCCGGGGTTTGCGTGGTGGCCGTCGGCCGCTGGGCGTCTCTTCTCGCGGGACAGGGCGTGGCTGATGCCCTTGTGCCCTATCCGCTCGAGTGGAGGGACCGCCGCCGGCTCGCCGCATCGCTCCGGGCAATGCGCCCGGATGGTGCGGTACTGCTCACGAATTCCTTCGAGTCCGCCCTCGCGGCGCGTCTCTGGGGCGCCCGTATGCGGCTCGGCTATGACACCGACCTGCGGCGAGCGTTGCTGACGCATGCCGTACCGCTGCCTTCGCCGCGACTGCATCAGATCGACGAGTATCGCGGACTCCTCGAGGCGGCAGGCGTGGCGGCGCCGGCAACGGTTCCGGTTTGGCGCCTCGGGGAGGATGCGGCGTCCGGTGCCGCGGTCTCGGCGCTGCTCGACGAGTGCGGAGTCTCCCGCGGGGCCCGGGCGGTGGGACTGCACCTCGGCGCATCATTCGGCTCGTCGAAGCAGTGGCCGGCGGCGTCATTCGGCGAGGCGGCTACGCGCCTGAGTGAGCGCGGGCTCCGCCCCATTCTCCTGGGCAGCCCTGCCGACGTGGAGACGGTCGCCGCGGTCTCGGCCTCCGCCGGCTGGGCCATTCCATCACTCGTCGCTCGGGACCGGCCCGAGCTGCTGCCCCGGCTTCTCGCCCGCCTCGCGTGCCTGGTCAGCAGCGACACAGGGCTCGCGCATCTCGCGGCGGCGGTCGGCACGCCCACGGTCACGCTCTTCGGGCCGACGGATCCGCGTCTCACGGCTCCCAGGAGCCAGGCGGCCCGGAGAGTCGAAGGGCGCGCGCCGTGCGCGCCGTGCTTCCTCCCGCGCTGTCCCATCGACCACGTGTGCATGCGGGACATCGCGGCGGCCGCCGTGACCGAGATAGTGGAGGAGGTGCTCACGGCATGA
- the lpxK gene encoding tetraacyldisaccharide 4'-kinase — MRAGLSAAAVAYRAALTARSASYRIGLLSTRGLPVPVISVGNVTVGGSGKTPLAEVVVLALREMGARPAIVSRGYGRRTRGVRIVADGGGLRLGARDGGDEPVLLAERLPGVPIVVGESRYDAGAVAVGTCFANALVLDDGFQHRTLYKDLEIVVVSGSNPWGNGRLFPRGSLREPLSALKRARLVVVTNPPTVTATSDIAHVLRLRASAATVLSGAYRPTSLRRGNHVRAEAPEALCGRKVLILAGLAAPGGFVATAEGLGAEVAGLAEFPDHHWYTPGDLARVAARVQETGAEAALTTEKDWVRLREMPLGDVPFWVLSVRLEMGADGVALAQVLSETLRRAAVGRRMP, encoded by the coding sequence GTGCGCGCAGGTCTCAGCGCGGCGGCGGTGGCCTATCGCGCCGCCCTCACGGCGCGCTCCGCGTCCTACCGGATCGGCCTTCTGTCCACGCGCGGCCTTCCCGTGCCGGTGATATCGGTCGGCAATGTCACGGTGGGCGGGAGCGGAAAGACACCCTTGGCCGAGGTCGTCGTGCTGGCGCTCCGCGAGATGGGCGCGCGGCCCGCCATCGTTAGCCGAGGATATGGGCGGCGCACGCGCGGCGTTCGAATCGTGGCCGACGGCGGCGGCCTCCGGCTCGGCGCCAGGGACGGCGGCGACGAACCTGTGCTCCTGGCTGAACGGCTGCCCGGCGTGCCGATCGTGGTGGGGGAGAGCCGGTACGACGCGGGGGCGGTCGCGGTCGGGACATGTTTCGCCAACGCGCTGGTCCTCGACGACGGATTCCAGCACAGGACGCTCTACAAGGACCTCGAGATCGTCGTGGTTTCCGGAAGCAACCCGTGGGGTAACGGTCGGCTCTTTCCGAGGGGCTCCCTGCGCGAGCCGCTGTCCGCGCTCAAGCGGGCCCGTCTCGTCGTGGTCACGAACCCGCCAACTGTCACCGCCACAAGCGATATCGCCCACGTGCTGCGGCTTCGAGCATCGGCAGCGACAGTTTTGAGCGGCGCCTACCGCCCGACGTCGCTTCGGCGCGGCAACCACGTTCGTGCCGAAGCGCCTGAGGCGCTCTGCGGGCGGAAGGTGCTCATCCTGGCGGGACTCGCGGCACCCGGGGGATTCGTCGCGACAGCCGAGGGCCTGGGAGCGGAGGTAGCGGGGTTGGCGGAGTTCCCGGACCATCACTGGTACACGCCAGGCGATCTCGCTCGCGTGGCCGCGAGGGTGCAGGAGACTGGGGCCGAGGCCGCCCTCACGACGGAGAAGGACTGGGTCCGGCTCCGTGAGATGCCCCTCGGAGACGTGCCGTTCTGGGTGCTATCAGTGCGGCTCGAGATGGGCGCCGACGGCGTGGCCCTCGCCCAGGTGCTCAGCGAGACGCTGAGACGCGCGGCCGTCGGGCGGCGGATGCCGTGA
- a CDS encoding 3-deoxy-D-manno-octulosonic acid transferase, whose protein sequence is MALRLGLLAYLPVFAVRKFRRSGYDKAIGQRLGRYGADLPAEPRCWIHAVSVGEAATAVPLVEALLRRWPELGIVMTTVTPTGARIVSDRLDGKVSHRYFPVDLPRPVRRALDAVRPRFFIGMETELWPNFFRALAARGIPSMIANGRISDRSFRRYRRVRFLTSRMLRDVGVFAMQSQEDARRIIALGAPPERVVVTGNLKTDLAPPDAGGESLWQRLLGLGEDDLVWIAGSTHRGEDAAVLDAFARLRVRFPQLVLLLAPRHPERVPEVERLVLERGLSAVRRSDLPGARDRSAVIILDTVGELAQLYRVATVVFVGGSLVPTGGHNMLEPALLRKAVLFGPHTGNFRESADVLLAAGGAVLVREGAELERCVGHLLGDLELRRRMGEAAFQAVVGRQGAVKHTLELVERFLMEPAHG, encoded by the coding sequence ATGGCGCTCCGGCTCGGGCTGCTCGCCTACTTGCCCGTGTTCGCGGTTCGGAAGTTCAGGCGCTCCGGCTACGACAAGGCGATCGGCCAGCGCCTCGGGCGCTACGGGGCGGACCTGCCGGCCGAGCCGCGCTGCTGGATCCACGCCGTGTCCGTCGGGGAGGCGGCGACGGCGGTCCCGCTGGTCGAGGCGCTCCTCCGCCGGTGGCCGGAGCTCGGTATCGTCATGACGACGGTCACGCCGACGGGGGCGCGCATTGTGTCCGACCGGCTCGATGGCAAGGTCAGCCACCGGTACTTCCCCGTCGACCTGCCGAGGCCTGTCCGCCGCGCGCTGGATGCCGTGAGGCCCCGCTTCTTCATCGGCATGGAGACCGAGCTGTGGCCGAATTTCTTTCGGGCGCTGGCGGCGCGCGGCATCCCGTCCATGATCGCCAACGGACGCATCTCGGACCGCTCCTTCCGGCGCTACCGCCGCGTGCGTTTCCTCACCTCCCGAATGCTGCGTGACGTCGGGGTCTTCGCGATGCAGTCGCAGGAGGACGCCCGCCGCATCATCGCCCTCGGCGCCCCGCCCGAGCGGGTCGTGGTCACGGGCAATCTCAAGACGGACCTCGCCCCCCCGGATGCCGGCGGCGAGTCCCTGTGGCAGCGGCTGCTCGGACTCGGCGAGGATGACCTCGTGTGGATCGCGGGCAGCACGCATCGGGGCGAGGATGCCGCCGTGCTGGACGCCTTCGCGCGGCTCCGCGTGCGCTTCCCGCAGCTCGTTCTGCTCCTTGCCCCGCGGCACCCGGAGCGCGTGCCGGAGGTGGAGCGCCTCGTGCTCGAACGTGGGCTCAGCGCGGTCCGCCGCAGCGATCTTCCGGGTGCGCGGGACCGGAGTGCGGTGATCATTCTCGACACGGTCGGCGAGCTGGCGCAGCTCTACAGGGTCGCGACCGTGGTGTTCGTCGGGGGCAGCCTCGTCCCGACAGGCGGCCACAACATGCTGGAGCCCGCGCTGCTGCGAAAGGCGGTCCTCTTCGGGCCTCATACGGGCAATTTCCGCGAGAGCGCCGACGTCCTCCTGGCCGCCGGCGGCGCGGTGCTGGTCCGCGAGGGCGCGGAGCTCGAGCGCTGCGTCGGCCACCTGTTGGGCGACCTCGAGCTTAGGCGGCGTATGGGAGAGGCCGCCTTCCAGGCCGTCGTGGGTCGTCAGGGAGCCGTGAAGCACACCCTCGAGCTCGTGGAGCGCTTCTTGATGGAGCCGGCGCATGGCTGA
- a CDS encoding DUF374 domain-containing protein, giving the protein MNAARLGRKLAPAAASWALRLLAATLRLRREEKTVEPLQAAGAGVIYVVWHARLLLLPYLYRRRGLFALVSRSEDGSMIADLLRRFGFVTVRGSSSRGGAGGLRALARAIGEGHSVVVVPDGPRGPREVCKAGVVVLARLTGAPVVPAALAASSEWRARSWDEFRIPKPFSRCVVRFGEPILVPRDIDAAGEATARKEIEAALNAVTWQVDEEARR; this is encoded by the coding sequence ATGAATGCCGCCCGGCTCGGGCGGAAGCTGGCCCCGGCCGCAGCGTCGTGGGCGCTCCGGCTTCTCGCCGCCACGCTGCGTCTTCGCCGTGAAGAGAAAACCGTGGAGCCCCTGCAGGCCGCGGGCGCGGGCGTCATCTACGTCGTCTGGCACGCGCGCCTCCTGCTGCTGCCGTACCTCTATCGCCGGCGGGGGCTCTTCGCGCTGGTCAGCCGCTCCGAAGACGGCTCGATGATAGCCGACCTCCTGCGCCGCTTCGGCTTCGTCACCGTCCGAGGATCTTCGAGCCGTGGGGGCGCGGGGGGGCTCCGGGCCCTTGCCCGCGCCATCGGGGAGGGCCACAGCGTCGTCGTCGTGCCCGATGGCCCGCGGGGTCCGCGGGAGGTGTGCAAGGCCGGGGTCGTGGTGCTGGCAAGGCTGACGGGCGCGCCGGTGGTGCCGGCGGCTCTCGCGGCGTCTTCCGAATGGCGGGCGCGCTCGTGGGACGAATTCCGGATCCCGAAGCCCTTCTCGCGGTGTGTAGTCCGCTTCGGCGAGCCGATCCTCGTCCCCCGCGACATCGACGCGGCCGGAGAGGCAACCGCGCGCAAGGAGATCGAAGCCGCCTTGAATGCCGTCACCTGGCAGGTCGACGAGGAGGCGCGCCGCTGA
- the lpxB gene encoding lipid-A-disaccharide synthase: MTAADGRLIMLSAGEASGDLHGATMCRALRALDPGLRLIGMGGPRMAAAGVEILVDPTAHAAMGTSEALGRVPGLYRAYKLLVRRLREARPMAMVLIDFPEFNLRLAKQARRAGIPVVYFIPPQLWAWRRGRIRQMARRVTRVLAAFPFEKSLYEEAGVPVEFVGHPLLDVVPSDLDRATARERLGVGERQTLVGLLPGSRRQEVDRLLPPMLDAAARLSRADGRRCFVLGLAASVDRGLVTVHLRRASEAGGPPVEVVEGLTHEVMAASDALLIASGTATLEAALLGAPMVVCYRVSPLSEVVARLLNRSAWISLPNIVAGRGAVPEILQDDVTGARLASEAERLLVDSVAATAQRAAFKEVRSRLGQPGVGARAARAVLKVAGVA, encoded by the coding sequence ATGACGGCCGCTGACGGCCGTCTGATCATGCTGTCAGCCGGTGAGGCTTCCGGCGACCTACACGGCGCCACCATGTGCAGGGCGCTCCGGGCCCTCGACCCGGGCCTGCGGCTGATCGGCATGGGCGGGCCCCGCATGGCGGCGGCGGGTGTCGAGATCCTCGTTGACCCGACGGCGCACGCCGCGATGGGGACGAGCGAAGCCCTCGGCCGCGTTCCCGGGCTCTACCGCGCGTACAAGCTCCTGGTGAGGCGGCTCCGGGAAGCCCGGCCGATGGCGATGGTGCTCATCGACTTCCCCGAGTTCAACCTGCGGTTAGCAAAGCAGGCGCGGCGCGCGGGGATTCCGGTCGTGTACTTCATCCCGCCGCAGCTCTGGGCCTGGCGACGGGGACGCATACGGCAGATGGCTCGGCGCGTGACGCGGGTCCTCGCGGCGTTTCCCTTCGAGAAGAGCCTGTACGAGGAGGCAGGCGTCCCGGTGGAGTTCGTGGGCCACCCCCTGTTGGACGTGGTGCCGAGCGACCTCGACCGGGCGACGGCCCGCGAGCGGCTGGGTGTGGGAGAGAGACAGACCCTCGTGGGCCTTCTGCCCGGCAGCCGGCGGCAGGAAGTCGACCGCCTGCTGCCGCCCATGCTGGATGCAGCAGCCCGGCTCTCCCGGGCCGACGGCCGACGCTGCTTCGTGCTTGGGTTGGCCGCGAGCGTGGATCGCGGGCTCGTCACCGTCCACCTCAGGCGCGCGTCCGAGGCGGGCGGCCCGCCGGTGGAAGTGGTGGAAGGACTCACGCACGAGGTGATGGCGGCCTCGGACGCGCTCCTGATCGCCTCGGGGACGGCGACCCTCGAGGCGGCGCTGCTCGGGGCGCCGATGGTCGTCTGCTACCGCGTGTCGCCACTGAGCGAGGTGGTCGCGCGCCTGCTGAACCGATCGGCGTGGATCAGCCTCCCGAACATCGTCGCCGGCCGCGGCGCCGTGCCCGAGATCCTTCAGGACGACGTCACCGGAGCGCGGCTTGCGAGCGAGGCGGAACGCCTGCTCGTCGATTCCGTGGCGGCGACCGCCCAGCGCGCGGCGTTCAAAGAGGTGCGCTCGAGGCTGGGGCAGCCGGGCGTCGGGGCGCGGGCGGCGCGGGCCGTGCTGAAGGTCGCGGGCGTCGCATGA
- a CDS encoding LpxI family protein, with amino-acid sequence MERRLALMAGAGVLPGRAAAEAARQGWRVVAFAFDEAAGLDAHAERVVPSVITDVQAVLQTLRGERVQAAVFVGKFWKQRVFDEVGETDEAGRRLARAGLSDAALAGTVVATLAEMGIEVLDQRPFLSPWIIGPGTVTSREPSPDEWDEIRAGFALARSLAEHGIGQTLVRSRGVTLALEAAEGTDETIRRGAKLAGRGAVVVKAVAAGHDFRFDIPTVGPATLAAMAEGGATALGVDGGKVLFVERDEAVRIADRAGIAVVSVDDGR; translated from the coding sequence ATGGAGCGCCGCCTCGCGCTGATGGCCGGCGCCGGGGTCCTCCCCGGCCGGGCCGCCGCCGAAGCCGCCCGCCAGGGGTGGCGCGTCGTCGCGTTCGCCTTCGACGAGGCGGCGGGCCTTGACGCTCACGCCGAGCGCGTGGTGCCCTCCGTCATCACCGACGTCCAGGCAGTCCTCCAGACGCTCCGCGGCGAACGTGTCCAGGCGGCCGTGTTCGTGGGCAAGTTCTGGAAGCAGCGCGTGTTCGACGAGGTCGGAGAAACCGACGAAGCCGGCCGCCGCCTGGCCCGTGCGGGGCTATCGGACGCCGCGCTGGCGGGGACGGTGGTGGCAACGCTCGCGGAAATGGGGATCGAGGTGCTCGACCAGCGACCCTTTCTCTCGCCGTGGATCATAGGGCCCGGTACGGTGACGTCGCGGGAGCCGTCGCCGGACGAGTGGGACGAGATACGCGCGGGGTTCGCGCTCGCGCGCAGCCTGGCGGAGCACGGGATTGGGCAGACCCTCGTGCGCTCGCGCGGCGTCACGCTGGCCCTCGAGGCGGCCGAGGGCACCGACGAGACGATCCGCCGGGGCGCCAAGCTCGCCGGCCGCGGCGCGGTTGTCGTCAAGGCGGTGGCGGCGGGGCACGACTTCCGCTTTGATATCCCCACCGTCGGGCCGGCGACGCTTGCGGCCATGGCGGAGGGCGGCGCGACGGCGCTCGGCGTGGACGGCGGCAAGGTGCTTTTCGTGGAGCGCGACGAGGCGGTACGAATCGCGGACCGCGCCGGCATCGCCGTGGTGAGCGTGGATGACGGCCGCTGA
- a CDS encoding Gfo/Idh/MocA family oxidoreductase, which produces MSVPESGRIRAGVVGAGHMGQYHILALAELWDVELVAICDTDTDRAQQIAAQYGTRAVATHRELAELVDIATVAVPTERHFEVARDLLEAGVHVLVEKPMTPTLEEAKELFRLARQRARVLHVGHVERFNGAVQELRKIVERPVLIESRRLGPFVPRVQNDSVVMDLMIHDIDIVLGLVDSEPRRMNALGRSIQSLQADVANVQILFDSGAMATITASRATEEKIRTLSITQPDAYIVLNYADQDIQIHRRAAQEYTLNRESIRYRQASFVERLFVHKDNPLKLEIRHLISAARAAKATGQVELPETEDLRSLAVALEIERMIREGRGEVAWPKDLPWSAASR; this is translated from the coding sequence GTGAGCGTGCCGGAGAGCGGACGTATACGCGCCGGGGTGGTAGGCGCGGGCCACATGGGCCAGTACCACATCCTGGCCCTGGCGGAGCTGTGGGACGTCGAGCTCGTGGCGATCTGCGATACCGACACCGACCGCGCTCAGCAGATCGCGGCCCAATACGGAACTCGGGCGGTGGCCACGCACCGGGAGCTGGCGGAGCTCGTCGACATCGCCACGGTCGCCGTGCCGACCGAGCGCCACTTCGAGGTCGCCCGTGACCTGCTGGAGGCAGGCGTCCACGTCCTCGTCGAGAAGCCGATGACGCCCACGCTCGAAGAGGCCAAGGAGCTCTTCCGGCTGGCGCGGCAGCGCGCGCGGGTGCTCCACGTGGGGCACGTCGAGCGCTTCAACGGGGCGGTGCAGGAGCTGCGCAAGATCGTCGAACGACCCGTCCTCATCGAGTCGAGAAGGCTCGGCCCCTTCGTGCCGCGGGTGCAGAACGACTCCGTCGTGATGGACCTCATGATCCACGACATCGACATCGTGCTCGGTCTCGTGGACAGCGAGCCCCGCCGGATGAACGCCCTTGGGCGCTCCATCCAGTCGCTCCAGGCCGACGTCGCCAACGTGCAGATCCTCTTCGACTCCGGGGCCATGGCGACGATCACGGCGAGCCGCGCGACCGAGGAGAAGATCCGCACCCTCTCGATCACCCAGCCCGACGCGTATATCGTCCTGAACTACGCCGACCAGGACATCCAGATCCACCGGCGGGCCGCGCAGGAGTACACCCTCAACCGCGAGTCGATCCGCTACCGGCAGGCGTCCTTCGTCGAGCGCCTTTTCGTACACAAGGACAACCCTCTCAAGCTGGAGATCCGCCACCTGATATCGGCCGCTCGCGCCGCGAAGGCGACCGGCCAGGTGGAGCTACCCGAGACCGAGGACCTTCGGTCCCTGGCCGTGGCGCTCGAAATCGAGCGGATGATCCGCGAGGGCCGGGGTGAGGTCGCCTGGCCGAAGGATCTCCCATGGAGCGCCGCCTCGCGCTGA